CCATTTTGGCACACATTACACAAGGCTGATGGGTAACGTATAAAGTTCCTCCTGCTACAGATACGCCGTACATAGCGGCCTGAACAATAGCATTTTGCTCTGCATGAAGTGCCCGGCACAATTCATGTCTTTGTCCTGAGGGAATTTGAAGTTTTTCACGTAAGCATCCTAGTTCTTCACAATGAGAACATCCTGTAGGTGCCCCATTATAACCTGTTGACAGGATACGCTTATCTTTTACAATAAGTGCTCCGACTTGTCTTCTAAGGCAAGTGGATCTTTCTTTCACCAAATCCACAATCCCCATAAAGTATTCATCCCAACTAGGTCTCATAATATCCCCCCAGCTTATTTTGTACCAAACAGACGATCACCTGCATCTCCTAAACCTGGAACAATATATCCGTGATCATTTAATCTTTCATCTAATGCTGCTACATAAATATCCACATCCGGATGGTCCTTATTTAATCTTTCAATGCCTTCCGGCGCTGCAATCAGGCATAAAAATCTGATTCTTTGTACGCCTTTATCTTTAATA
This is a stretch of genomic DNA from Defluviitalea raffinosedens. It encodes these proteins:
- a CDS encoding deoxycytidylate deaminase, whose protein sequence is MRPSWDEYFMGIVDLVKERSTCLRRQVGALIVKDKRILSTGYNGAPTGCSHCEELGCLREKLQIPSGQRHELCRALHAEQNAIVQAAMYGVSVAGGTLYVTHQPCVMCAKMAINAGIKRIVFKGDYPDELSIELLKEAGIEITPFKEA